A window of Bacteroidota bacterium contains these coding sequences:
- a CDS encoding polyprenyl synthetase family protein — protein sequence MQSLDNFSELVNKYFDKTTISGNPDELYDPINYILSLGGKRVRPLMLMMSYNLFSDDFDSALPLAKAVEVFHNFTLIHDDIMDEAPLRRGKKTVHKKWNENIGILSGDAMLIKAYQYFEELPAESLKSIFPLFNKTAIEVCEGQQMDMNFESRDDVAIDEYLEMIRLKTSVLLGAAMKIGALGALANKEDADLLYDFGKNLGIAFQLQDDYLDLYGDPEKFGKRVGGDVVANKKTFLTLKAFLKANEEQKSKLDKLFSSTDLSFEEEENKINEVRDTFTSLDVVSDMKEEIEKYYRIAISSLNSVNVESEKKEELLKFAENLIKRDV from the coding sequence ATGCAGAGTTTAGATAATTTTTCGGAATTAGTAAATAAGTACTTTGACAAAACAACAATTTCAGGAAACCCTGATGAGTTGTACGATCCTATAAATTATATACTGTCGCTAGGAGGAAAACGGGTTAGACCGTTGATGTTGATGATGTCGTATAATTTGTTTTCTGATGATTTTGATTCTGCATTGCCTTTGGCAAAAGCCGTAGAAGTGTTTCACAATTTCACTCTTATTCACGATGATATAATGGATGAGGCCCCACTTCGTAGAGGTAAAAAAACTGTTCACAAAAAGTGGAATGAAAACATAGGAATCCTCTCGGGAGATGCAATGTTGATTAAGGCATATCAGTATTTCGAGGAACTTCCTGCCGAAAGTCTTAAATCTATTTTTCCGTTATTTAACAAAACGGCAATTGAGGTTTGTGAGGGGCAGCAGATGGATATGAATTTCGAAAGTCGTGATGATGTTGCAATTGACGAATATCTGGAAATGATTAGGCTTAAAACATCTGTATTACTTGGAGCAGCTATGAAAATTGGTGCTTTGGGAGCTTTGGCAAATAAAGAAGATGCCGATTTACTATACGATTTTGGGAAAAATCTGGGAATAGCATTTCAGCTTCAGGACGATTATTTAGATCTGTATGGCGATCCTGAAAAATTTGGAAAAAGAGTTGGAGGCGATGTAGTTGCCAACAAAAAAACATTTCTTACTCTAAAAGCATTTTTAAAGGCAAATGAAGAGCAAAAATCTAAACTGGATAAACTGTTTTCTTCAACAGATTTGAGTTTCGAAGAAGAGGAGAATAAAATAAATGAGGTTAGAGATACTTTCACTAGTCTTGATGTAGTTTCTGATATGAAAGAGGAGATAGAAAAGTACTATCGAATAGCAATAAGTTCTCTAAATTCGGTAAATGTAGAAAGTGAGAAAAAAGAAGAGCTGTTAAAGTTTGCAGAGAATTTAATTAAAAGAGATGTCTGA
- a CDS encoding cytochrome c yields MKTIKGLTGMIVILIGLMSFIINDQVRDPWEIPDKYKNMENPFATEMDDLAEDGADIYEKHCTSCHGDTGEGDGSKADKLDTFPGDFTSDEFKEYNDGELYFMSIIGRDEMPNYEKKLPSEEDRWAVIAYIKTF; encoded by the coding sequence ATGAAAACGATAAAAGGTTTAACAGGAATGATAGTAATACTAATTGGGTTAATGTCCTTCATTATTAATGATCAGGTAAGGGATCCATGGGAAATTCCTGATAAATACAAAAACATGGAAAATCCTTTTGCTACGGAGATGGATGATCTGGCGGAAGACGGTGCTGATATTTACGAAAAACACTGTACTTCCTGTCATGGAGACACAGGTGAAGGAGACGGAAGTAAAGCTGATAAACTAGATACTTTTCCCGGAGATTTTACTTCAGATGAGTTCAAGGAATATAATGATGGTGAACTTTATTTCATGTCGATAATAGGTCGGGACGAAATGCCGAATTACGAGAAAAAACTTCCTTCTGAAGAAGATAGATGGGCTGTAATAGCGTACATCAAAACATTTTAA
- the nrfD gene encoding NrfD/PsrC family molybdoenzyme membrane anchor subunit, with product MEDTHKTLLLRYGKNLEKSSKLWYGVIFIMVLVVLAGFYALIQQIVHDHIVTGMRDNVVWGAYIVNFIFLLGISYSGAIISGVFHLGRIDWGKPLIRIIEIFTFITILIGPIYILLCIGRLDRLHYLFIHARIQSPITWDLIAVIIDLIVSAVYLYMTFIKDFSLMAKYSEELNLSKWQRKIASFLSLGYKGTENQKKRLNKALDIMAALIIPTAVVAYSLLAWLFGMNLREGWNDSLFAPYFIISAIYSGFAMIIIMMWIYDKFFDVKEIITDGHFNFMAYGMFIMALIFGYFTFSDYITRWYNTTLATNELISKYLSTDYYGNITYTMLIITSIIPIVVIAVPMLRKKIVYMLTAVLVLIGLWLFRYLIIVPVLETPYLPVISTDPAVLKYSATWVEWVLVGAGFAGGIIIYMLILKVIPIFPISELEDKHTFRLFGKYSIKDLLRNTGFK from the coding sequence ATGGAAGACACTCATAAAACTCTTTTATTGAGATACGGTAAAAATCTGGAAAAGTCATCCAAATTATGGTACGGAGTTATTTTTATCATGGTATTGGTGGTTCTTGCAGGTTTTTATGCTCTTATACAACAAATAGTTCACGACCATATTGTTACCGGAATGCGCGACAACGTAGTATGGGGAGCTTATATCGTTAATTTTATTTTCCTACTCGGAATAAGTTATTCGGGAGCAATTATTTCGGGAGTGTTTCATCTTGGACGAATAGACTGGGGAAAACCCCTAATAAGAATAATTGAAATATTCACCTTTATTACTATTCTAATAGGACCTATTTACATTTTACTTTGCATCGGGCGATTAGACCGACTTCACTACCTCTTTATTCATGCAAGAATTCAATCGCCAATAACATGGGATTTAATTGCAGTAATTATCGACTTAATTGTAAGTGCGGTTTATCTATATATGACATTTATAAAGGATTTTTCGCTGATGGCCAAATATTCAGAGGAGCTTAATCTTTCGAAATGGCAGCGAAAAATTGCTTCATTCCTCTCACTGGGATATAAAGGTACCGAGAACCAGAAAAAAAGACTTAATAAAGCATTGGATATAATGGCCGCCCTAATAATTCCTACCGCAGTTGTAGCATACTCACTGCTCGCATGGCTTTTTGGAATGAATCTCAGAGAAGGGTGGAACGATAGTTTATTTGCTCCTTACTTTATTATTTCAGCTATTTATTCGGGCTTTGCAATGATAATTATAATGATGTGGATATACGACAAGTTTTTCGATGTTAAAGAAATAATTACCGACGGTCATTTCAATTTTATGGCCTACGGAATGTTTATTATGGCACTGATTTTCGGATATTTTACATTTTCTGATTATATAACCAGATGGTACAATACTACTCTTGCAACAAACGAATTAATTTCAAAATACCTGTCAACCGATTACTACGGAAATATCACTTATACAATGCTAATTATCACATCAATAATTCCTATTGTGGTTATAGCAGTTCCAATGTTAAGAAAAAAGATTGTTTATATGCTAACCGCCGTACTGGTACTAATAGGATTGTGGTTATTCAGATATCTGATAATTGTTCCGGTATTGGAAACTCCTTACCTGCCGGTAATAAGTACCGACCCTGCCGTGCTAAAATATTCAGCAACTTGGGTTGAATGGGTATTAGTAGGCGCAGGATTTGCCGGAGGAATAATCATCTATATGTTAATACTTAAAGTAATTCCAATCTTCCCTATTTCTGAATTAGAAGATAAGCACACTTTCAGATTATTTGGAAAATATTCTATTAAAGACCTGTTGCGTAATACCGGTTTTAAATAA
- a CDS encoding 4Fe-4S dicluster domain-containing protein, whose translation MANNKEHKDENRRDFLKKGLALGAVALIGGKLNSNINKEEEQSKEKIKVLTQDGELIEIDKPEKSCSTCAPAKGDEARKGIPGRKFTMVIDLSKCSNARKCIEACQHGHDLLPHQEFMTVSLIKDNKYSEPYWFPKSCYHCDNPPCVKVCPVGATFKRTDGIVLVDADACVGCKFCISACPYSARIFNWEDRESYQDNSDDYSPETSLPAQVGTVSKCDFCADRSREGKLPYCAESCPMGAIYFGDINEDTITNGEETLRFKKTIADRGAYQEMKHLGTEPNVYYLPPVNKSYPYERGLEDLSEEKKEMYLKSIKS comes from the coding sequence ATGGCTAATAATAAGGAACATAAGGACGAAAACAGACGAGATTTCTTAAAGAAAGGGTTGGCTTTGGGGGCAGTAGCTTTAATCGGTGGCAAATTAAATTCAAACATCAATAAAGAAGAAGAACAGTCAAAGGAAAAAATCAAAGTCCTTACACAGGATGGCGAACTTATTGAAATAGATAAACCGGAAAAATCGTGTTCCACATGTGCTCCTGCAAAAGGAGATGAAGCCCGTAAGGGTATTCCGGGCAGGAAATTCACAATGGTTATCGATCTGTCGAAATGTTCCAATGCCCGCAAGTGCATAGAAGCCTGTCAGCACGGTCATGATTTATTACCCCATCAGGAATTTATGACGGTAAGCCTTATCAAAGACAACAAATACTCCGAACCATATTGGTTTCCCAAATCATGTTATCACTGCGACAACCCTCCTTGTGTAAAAGTATGCCCTGTAGGCGCCACTTTTAAACGAACTGACGGAATAGTTCTGGTAGATGCGGATGCCTGCGTTGGATGTAAATTTTGTATTTCGGCATGCCCCTATTCCGCACGTATTTTTAACTGGGAAGACCGGGAAAGCTATCAGGATAACAGCGATGATTATTCTCCCGAAACAAGTTTACCTGCCCAGGTGGGAACAGTGAGCAAGTGCGATTTTTGCGCCGACCGATCCAGAGAAGGTAAACTTCCATATTGCGCCGAAAGCTGCCCAATGGGGGCTATTTATTTCGGAGACATTAACGAAGATACTATTACAAACGGAGAGGAAACACTGAGGTTCAAAAAAACCATTGCCGATAGAGGTGCATATCAGGAGATGAAACATCTGGGAACAGAACCAAATGTGTATTATCTGCCTCCTGTAAACAAAAGCTACCCTTACGAAAGAGGACTGGAAGACCTAAGTGAGGAGAAAAAAGAAATGTATTTGAAAAGTATAAAATCATAA
- a CDS encoding DUF5777 family beta-barrel protein translates to MKLKLYILILGVLLCFPLLSQETTDKPIETETVKEDRPVKTPWNSGILMGGRTSVVPGKGLLRFDLTHNFGSLNNGLDDLLGIYANGANIRMGLNYVPIRNLQLGVGLTKHNITSDFNATWTILEQTREYSIPVSVTLFGNVAIDGRGKEAFGIEYEFVDRLSYYSQLLIGHKVCKYFSVETGLSFSHINNLPEPVNHDVWGVNFGAKIRLKSTLSIILNTDIPIQAENNNEYIDPKYSTTTFQGGVEIITTSHAFQIYIGNNPYILSQNTMIRNDNNFDKDGIRIGFILTKL, encoded by the coding sequence ATGAAACTTAAATTATACATATTGATTCTAGGTGTTCTGTTGTGCTTTCCGTTGTTAAGTCAGGAAACGACAGATAAACCCATAGAAACGGAGACTGTTAAAGAGGATCGTCCGGTTAAAACGCCATGGAACAGTGGAATTTTAATGGGAGGACGCACATCAGTAGTGCCCGGCAAGGGTCTGCTTAGGTTTGATCTTACTCACAATTTTGGATCATTAAACAATGGACTTGACGATTTACTGGGAATTTATGCCAACGGTGCGAATATCAGAATGGGGTTGAACTATGTCCCTATCAGAAATTTACAACTGGGTGTAGGTCTGACAAAACATAATATAACAAGCGATTTTAACGCTACATGGACTATCCTGGAACAAACAAGAGAATACAGTATTCCTGTTTCTGTTACATTATTTGGAAATGTAGCAATTGACGGAAGAGGTAAAGAAGCTTTCGGAATTGAATATGAATTCGTGGACCGGTTATCGTATTACTCACAATTACTAATAGGTCATAAAGTATGTAAATATTTTTCTGTAGAAACCGGGCTGAGTTTTAGTCATATCAATAATCTTCCCGAACCGGTAAACCACGATGTATGGGGAGTAAACTTTGGGGCCAAAATAAGGTTAAAATCAACATTGTCTATTATTTTAAACACTGATATCCCGATACAGGCAGAAAACAACAACGAATATATTGATCCAAAATATTCAACAACAACTTTTCAGGGTGGTGTAGAAATAATTACTACCAGCCACGCATTCCAAATTTATATTGGAAACAATCCCTATATCCTTTCACAAAACACAATGATCAGAAACGATAACAATTTCGACAAAGACGGAATCAGGATTGGATTTATATTAACTAAACTATAA
- a CDS encoding META domain-containing protein, with product MKKVLGIFIVILMFASCGTNSKNSKNSDSTDKKDVPVDIIGKYTILKLDSLNLNDYDFGNKIPLIAFDNEKKTYSTNIGCNQISGKYEIDRSDIKMYLGVSTMMACPDDLEKRYIKALSEVDNFIIEDFQLKLYKNEDLRIVLLPTKR from the coding sequence ATGAAAAAAGTATTAGGTATTTTCATCGTCATATTAATGTTTGCATCTTGCGGAACTAATTCGAAGAACTCAAAAAACTCTGATAGCACCGATAAAAAAGATGTCCCGGTTGATATAATTGGAAAATATACAATACTAAAGCTCGACAGTCTGAATTTGAACGATTACGATTTTGGAAATAAAATCCCATTAATTGCATTCGACAATGAGAAAAAGACCTACTCTACAAATATTGGCTGTAATCAAATATCAGGGAAATACGAAATTGACCGTTCTGATATAAAAATGTACCTTGGAGTATCAACAATGATGGCTTGCCCCGATGATCTTGAAAAAAGATACATAAAGGCCCTATCGGAGGTTGACAATTTCATAATAGAAGACTTTCAGCTTAAACTTTATAAAAACGAAGATTTAAGGATAGTATTATTGCCAACAAAAAGGTAG
- a CDS encoding chloramphenicol acetyltransferase, whose product MFKKIDLDSWKRKAQYDLFRDYENPFFNITANVDVTNLVNYCKKNDESFFLNSLYIGAKVNNEIDEFRMRIRGDDVIIYDKINFGAPVLHKDNTFTFCYFNYSKNREKFIKDAEKSVEEELANPNFNPRHDEDDIIHFSVLPWINFTSIKHARRIPVDDSIPKIVYGKYTELNSHYIMPISLEIHHALLDGYHAGLFYEKWQQIENNFQNIIDDKN is encoded by the coding sequence ATGTTCAAAAAAATAGATTTGGATAGCTGGAAGAGAAAAGCACAGTATGATTTGTTTCGCGACTATGAAAATCCGTTTTTTAATATAACAGCAAATGTTGATGTTACAAACCTAGTGAATTACTGCAAAAAAAATGATGAATCATTTTTCCTGAATTCTTTATATATAGGTGCAAAGGTGAATAACGAGATTGATGAATTCAGGATGAGAATTCGGGGGGATGATGTAATTATTTATGACAAAATAAACTTTGGAGCTCCGGTTTTACACAAGGATAATACTTTTACTTTCTGCTATTTTAATTACAGCAAAAACAGAGAAAAGTTCATAAAAGATGCCGAAAAAAGCGTTGAGGAGGAGCTTGCAAATCCAAATTTCAACCCGAGGCACGATGAGGATGACATCATACATTTTTCGGTTTTACCCTGGATAAACTTCACTTCTATAAAACACGCCAGACGTATTCCTGTAGATGATTCCATTCCTAAAATAGTTTATGGAAAATATACTGAGCTCAATTCGCATTATATTATGCCGATTTCCTTAGAAATTCATCACGCATTGCTGGATGGCTACCATGCGGGACTTTTTTATGAGAAGTGGCAACAAATAGAAAATAACTTTCAAAACATAATTGATGATAAAAATTAG
- the ccsA gene encoding cytochrome c biogenesis protein CcsA: MKRLKDILFSIVTTSLLLLAICFVIAYATFIEHNFDTQTAKALIYNSQWFNMLSVLIVINLTGSLFYNKLFSRKKWSILLFHLAFIIIIIGSAITRFYSYEGIMHLRENQKSNQILSTDTYLTVDVSNGEENKHFESRKIMSPYVYVNFTENITAFGNKIKISGVDFHSNALEAAIRSENGVPIITLFIQNSNGRQGRIFIKQGEITQTDSLTFSFENKLQGDINFSISNSEIIVSPNVDVEYYNMFKNNPEYLKLNNGDTLSKNNMHYAKGTVFNLKSFIPKAEIKTFNLAGNDQHKSNLNALICDVDFNGNTERVTLLENPKGLGIEKTLNYGDTKIKLSFNKKNIVLPFYITLNDFILEKYLGSNSPASYKSLVKVEDEKDNTKFEDEIFMNNILDYKGYRFFQNSFDQDEQGSILSVNFDFYGTTVTYIGYFLMILGITFAMFNRNSRFIQLIKRTSGAQSRSKTLMLFILLLSSLSTGIYGQTFTKPEVDESAANEFGKVLVVDLKGRLKPINTLSSEILRKLARKNSFMELNSDQVLLDMSINPQNWKNAPILKVSDKKFKKTFNINNDYTSYNKMISYGKNGELMLNILAEEAQGKPASKRNKFDKEVIKMNEKMNIAFMIFNKQILKIIPQTNCHECEWLSLKSPEKPDFAKSFSDTYKEAQLSRNWLPVKKSIGDLKQYQINNSSKTLASNLKINLEIIYNRINLFPKLAIIYLLLGLFLLVISFSKIIKGKEQPLLLEGILKISIIITFLIHISTFAIRWYISGYPPMSNGYETMLFISLITVGGGIIFSKRSQITYAISSLLASVLLMVASLSWFDPEITNQAPVLKSVWLVIHVAIITMSYGFFGIAALLGIFNLNLYIFSNNKNQRALKSTISELSVIIEIATITGLYFMTIGTFLGAIWANESWGRYWGWDPKEAWALITVFVYAIVVHMRNTKYFKGEYAISIASILAFSSVLMTYFGVNYFLSGMHSYAGSGPAEIPNWIYYGITAIVVLIFMSYTRMKSIEVEEKIKDKATKEHQRAKR, encoded by the coding sequence ATGAAACGTCTAAAGGATATCCTGTTTTCAATTGTAACAACTTCATTACTTCTGTTGGCAATTTGCTTCGTAATTGCATACGCAACATTTATTGAACACAATTTCGACACACAAACGGCAAAAGCACTCATATATAATTCCCAATGGTTCAATATGTTATCAGTACTGATAGTCATTAACCTGACAGGGAGTTTGTTTTATAACAAATTATTCAGCCGAAAAAAATGGAGTATATTACTGTTTCATTTGGCATTTATTATAATCATTATAGGTTCGGCTATTACAAGATTCTACTCCTACGAAGGTATTATGCACCTCCGCGAAAATCAAAAATCGAATCAAATACTATCAACCGACACCTACCTGACTGTTGATGTAAGCAATGGTGAGGAAAATAAACACTTTGAGAGTCGTAAAATAATGTCTCCATACGTTTATGTAAACTTCACAGAAAACATCACTGCCTTTGGCAATAAAATTAAAATTAGCGGAGTAGACTTTCATTCAAATGCACTTGAAGCAGCAATAAGATCTGAAAATGGTGTTCCGATAATTACTTTATTTATCCAAAATTCAAATGGCAGACAGGGACGTATTTTCATTAAGCAGGGAGAAATAACTCAAACCGACAGTCTCACTTTTTCATTTGAAAATAAGCTGCAAGGTGATATAAACTTCTCAATTTCCAACAGTGAGATTATTGTAAGTCCAAACGTAGATGTAGAATACTACAATATGTTTAAAAATAACCCTGAGTACCTGAAGTTAAACAATGGTGATACACTTTCGAAAAACAACATGCACTATGCAAAAGGGACAGTATTTAATTTAAAATCATTTATACCAAAAGCCGAGATAAAAACTTTTAACCTGGCCGGTAATGATCAACACAAATCAAACCTTAATGCCTTAATATGCGATGTTGATTTTAACGGGAATACCGAAAGGGTAACCCTATTGGAAAATCCAAAGGGACTCGGTATTGAAAAAACTTTGAATTACGGTGATACCAAAATTAAACTGAGTTTTAATAAGAAAAATATTGTACTTCCTTTCTATATTACACTAAATGATTTTATACTCGAAAAATACCTCGGTTCAAACAGTCCGGCGTCATACAAAAGTCTTGTTAAGGTAGAAGATGAAAAAGACAACACTAAATTTGAAGATGAGATATTCATGAATAATATACTCGATTATAAGGGCTACCGATTTTTTCAAAACTCATTCGACCAAGATGAACAGGGAAGCATACTTTCGGTTAACTTCGATTTTTACGGAACAACTGTTACCTACATAGGATATTTTTTAATGATTTTGGGAATAACATTCGCCATGTTTAACCGTAATTCAAGATTTATACAGCTAATTAAGAGAACATCCGGAGCACAAAGCCGCAGCAAAACACTAATGCTTTTCATCTTATTATTATCTTCATTAAGCACCGGTATTTACGGACAAACATTTACTAAACCGGAAGTTGACGAGTCAGCAGCAAATGAATTCGGAAAGGTTTTGGTAGTAGATTTAAAAGGAAGATTAAAGCCAATTAACACCCTTAGTTCGGAAATATTGAGAAAACTCGCCCGTAAGAATAGCTTCATGGAACTGAACTCCGATCAGGTATTACTCGATATGTCAATTAATCCCCAAAACTGGAAAAATGCACCGATATTGAAAGTATCTGATAAGAAGTTTAAGAAAACATTCAACATAAATAACGATTACACCAGCTATAACAAAATGATTAGTTATGGCAAAAACGGTGAGCTAATGCTCAACATCTTAGCCGAAGAAGCACAGGGGAAACCAGCATCAAAAAGAAATAAGTTTGATAAAGAAGTTATAAAAATGAATGAAAAGATGAATATCGCATTTATGATATTTAACAAGCAAATACTTAAGATAATTCCTCAAACAAATTGCCATGAATGCGAATGGCTGAGTTTAAAATCTCCGGAAAAGCCTGATTTTGCAAAGTCTTTTTCAGACACTTACAAAGAAGCACAACTATCGCGAAACTGGCTACCCGTAAAAAAATCGATAGGAGATTTGAAACAATACCAAATCAACAATAGTTCAAAAACTTTAGCCTCAAACCTTAAAATAAATCTTGAAATAATATATAACAGGATAAATCTTTTCCCCAAGCTGGCAATAATTTATTTATTACTGGGATTGTTCTTACTGGTTATTTCATTTTCAAAAATCATAAAAGGAAAAGAGCAACCTTTATTATTAGAAGGTATTCTGAAAATTTCAATCATTATAACTTTTTTGATACACATAAGTACATTTGCTATAAGATGGTATATATCGGGATACCCGCCAATGAGTAACGGTTATGAGACAATGTTATTCATTTCGCTTATTACGGTAGGAGGGGGAATAATTTTCAGCAAGAGATCTCAGATAACTTATGCTATTTCGTCATTATTGGCATCGGTACTTTTGATGGTAGCCAGCTTAAGCTGGTTCGACCCTGAAATCACTAATCAGGCTCCGGTTTTAAAATCGGTTTGGCTTGTAATACATGTTGCAATAATAACAATGAGTTATGGATTTTTTGGTATTGCCGCCCTACTGGGTATCTTTAACTTAAACCTGTATATCTTTTCGAATAACAAAAACCAACGCGCTCTTAAAAGTACCATTTCTGAATTATCTGTAATAATTGAAATAGCCACAATAACAGGGCTGTATTTTATGACCATAGGTACTTTTCTCGGAGCAATTTGGGCCAACGAATCATGGGGAAGATATTGGGGCTGGGATCCAAAAGAAGCCTGGGCATTAATAACTGTCTTTGTATACGCAATTGTAGTTCATATGCGAAACACAAAGTATTTTAAAGGCGAATATGCAATAAGTATCGCTTCTATTTTGGCATTTAGCTCGGTATTAATGACATATTTCGGAGTTAACTATTTTCTGTCAGGAATGCATTCCTATGCCGGAAGCGGTCCTGCAGAGATTCCAAATTGGATCTATTATGGAATAACTGCAATAGTTGTACTGATATTTATGTCGTATACTAGAATGAAGTCGATAGAGGTGGAAGAAAAGATAAAAGATAAAGCGACAAAGGAGCATCAGCGAGCTAAAAGATAA
- a CDS encoding Crp/Fnr family transcriptional regulator: MGLIRINGANYDNIETLAKHCKCDDMGGNHCPKAFLKLNEEETDFLFQNRRKITYNPGELIIKQDSLPTHIICIESGFIKQYVETEGGKNLIFKVLSSPNTIGFSDILTHSPFKYTTAAVTKTTVCLIPVDDLIKIMKNNPAVSMAILEYTNDINQELIQTIINYTQKNMYQKVATLILFLKKNMFSDKLFTIPFTRQELADMCSITKESLIRILKEFKDSEYIRVNINEIEILNESALEKMSK, from the coding sequence ATGGGATTAATAAGAATTAACGGAGCTAACTACGACAATATAGAAACCCTAGCAAAGCATTGTAAATGCGATGATATGGGTGGGAATCATTGCCCTAAAGCATTCTTAAAATTAAATGAAGAGGAGACAGATTTTCTATTCCAAAACAGACGAAAAATAACATATAATCCGGGTGAACTTATTATTAAACAGGATTCTCTTCCTACCCATATTATATGCATAGAATCGGGTTTCATAAAACAATACGTAGAAACAGAAGGCGGGAAAAATCTGATATTCAAAGTTCTTTCTTCACCAAATACAATCGGATTCTCTGATATTCTTACCCATTCTCCTTTTAAATATACTACTGCTGCGGTAACAAAAACCACTGTTTGTCTGATACCTGTGGATGATCTGATAAAGATTATGAAAAACAATCCTGCAGTTTCGATGGCTATTTTAGAATACACAAATGACATTAACCAGGAACTGATTCAGACTATTATTAACTACACCCAAAAAAACATGTACCAAAAGGTTGCTACCTTAATTCTTTTCCTCAAAAAAAACATGTTCAGCGACAAACTCTTTACCATTCCTTTTACCAGACAGGAACTGGCCGATATGTGTTCTATAACAAAGGAAAGTCTCATTAGGATATTGAAAGAATTTAAAGATTCGGAATATATCAGGGTGAATATTAATGAAATAGAAATTCTAAACGAAAGTGCTCTTGAAAAAATGAGCAAATAA
- a CDS encoding GNAT family N-acetyltransferase: protein MIKIRPAVKEDAKHIHRLITELAVYEKLEHEMEATIEELESSIFEKDQASVLIAEYNNEVVGYALYFLSYSTFLAKAGIYLEDLYVEKIHRGKGIGKRLLSSLAKITVENGYGRLEWSVLDWNKPAIDFYRSIGAESLDGWTTNRLTGNYLKKLALI, encoded by the coding sequence ATGATAAAAATTAGACCGGCGGTTAAGGAAGACGCTAAACATATTCACAGACTTATTACCGAATTGGCTGTTTACGAGAAACTGGAGCACGAAATGGAGGCAACAATAGAGGAATTGGAGTCAAGTATTTTCGAAAAAGATCAGGCCAGTGTATTAATTGCAGAATACAACAATGAGGTTGTTGGATATGCACTCTATTTCCTGTCATATTCAACATTTTTAGCTAAAGCGGGAATATACCTTGAAGATCTGTATGTAGAAAAAATTCACCGTGGTAAGGGAATCGGAAAAAGACTTCTTTCGAGTCTGGCAAAAATAACCGTAGAAAATGGTTATGGAAGACTGGAATGGTCGGTATTAGACTGGAACAAGCCGGCTATTGACTTCTACAGGTCGATTGGAGCAGAATCGCTAGACGGATGGACAACTAACAGACTGACAGGTAATTATTTGAAAAAACTCGCTCTGATATAA
- a CDS encoding cation diffusion facilitator family transporter — protein MRHSHSHTNMESHAHHHHNHGDLKGWKIGVSIILNVIITIAQVIGGFISGSIALMTDALHNFSDVISLLISYIANRLTAKESTITKTYGYKRAEIFAAFINSATLIGVAVFLIIEAVKRFSQPIEIEADIVIWFAVGGMVINFLSVLILHKDSRDNMNIRSAYLHLLSDTLTSVAVLFGGLMIKYFNVMWVDS, from the coding sequence ATGCGACATAGTCATTCACATACTAATATGGAAAGTCATGCACACCACCATCACAATCATGGTGATTTGAAAGGCTGGAAGATTGGGGTATCAATAATTTTGAATGTTATTATTACGATTGCGCAGGTTATTGGTGGATTTATATCGGGAAGTATTGCCCTAATGACCGATGCCCTGCATAATTTTAGTGACGTAATTTCCTTATTAATAAGTTATATAGCTAATCGATTAACTGCAAAGGAGTCGACCATAACAAAAACCTATGGATATAAGCGGGCCGAAATTTTCGCTGCTTTTATCAATTCTGCAACCTTGATCGGAGTGGCTGTATTCCTGATAATTGAAGCTGTTAAACGATTTTCGCAGCCTATAGAAATAGAGGCCGATATAGTAATTTGGTTTGCAGTAGGGGGCATGGTAATTAATTTTTTGAGTGTGTTAATTCTGCACAAAGACTCCAGAGATAATATGAATATACGATCGGCTTACCTTCATTTATTATCCGATACACTTACATCGGTAGCAGTGTTGTTTGGAGGCCTTATGATAAAGTATTTCAATGTTATGTGGGTCGACAGT